A genomic stretch from Lycium ferocissimum isolate CSIRO_LF1 unplaced genomic scaffold, AGI_CSIRO_Lferr_CH_V1 ctg1076, whole genome shotgun sequence includes:
- the LOC132041571 gene encoding uncharacterized protein LOC132041571: MEREARARADENVAKEIRSLKEAFRSIQTHKGCEGLEYEDLCIHPDIELPAGYKVPKFDMFDGKGNPRAHLRSYCDKLVGVGKDQAIRMKFVHKESDREALDWYTCQDPQKWRSWGEMAQEFMDRFRFNTETVPDRFYLMKLERRSTETFREYAMRWRAEAAKVQPPMAESEMTTLFIQSLKDATYYERLISVIGQKFSEVIRMGDFIEEGIKTGRITNLATLQATSKAIQSDAIKKKKDGVSAVMTIQERRPNQMLTYQYPSSQPAYYSQYTQTPQPYYQPSPAPYPVYHTQPTYCPSRAPAYQNPSRYQPTYSSQPQYQPQNRPQNAPRPRPNFERKPAKTYTPLAEPLAQLYERLRTAGILQPIQGRVPNPLPGWYDGTKHCAYHSGVAGHDTENCLTLKDKVEALIKEGVIQLKGAPPNINDNPLPNHGDANVNMIAIDEECNLEGTIVSVKREEKVESSALYRSRNYRSSEGTN, translated from the coding sequence ATGGAAAGGGAAGCTAGGGCAAGAGCGGATGAGAATGTGGCGAAAGAAATCCGTAGTCTGAAGGAAGCATTCCGAAGCATCCAAACCCACAAGGGATGCGAAGGACTTGAGTACGAGGATTTATGTATCCATCCTGACATCGAGTTACCCGCTGGATATAAGGTGCCGAAATTTGATATGTTCGACGGAAAAGGAAATCCTCGGGCCCACTTGAGATCGTATTGTGATAAGCTTGTTGGAGTGGGGAAAGATCAAGCTATCAGGATGAAGTTCGTTCATAAGGAGTCCGACAGAGAAGCGCTTGATTGGTACACATGCCAAGATCCGCAGAAATGGCGTAGTTGGGGAGAAATGGCGCAAGAATTCATGGATAGGTTCAGGTTTAACACTGAAACTGTCCCAGACAGATTCtatttgatgaagttggaaaggaGGTCCACAGAAACTTTCAGAGAATATGCTATGCGATGGAGAGCAGAAGCCGCAAAGGTCCAGCCCCCGATGGCTGAAAGTGAGATGACGACGCTTTTCATACAGTCTTTAAAAGATGCAACATATTATGAAAGGCTGATAAGCGTCATCGGGCAAAAGTTTTCTGAAGTTATCAGGATGGGAGATTTTATAGAAGAAGGTATCAAGACAGGGAGAATCACGAATTTGGCGACTTTGCAAGCAACAAGTAAGGCAATTCAATCAGATgcaattaagaagaagaaagacggaGTGTCCGCGGTCATGACCATCCAGGAACGTAGACCAAACCAGATGTTAACCTACCAATACCCTTCCTCCCAGCCCGCATATTACAGCCAATACACTCAAACCCCTCAGCCCTACTACCAGCCTTCACCCGCTCCTTACCCTGTTTACCACACCCAGCCAACATATTGTCCATCTCGAGCACCCGCCTATCAAAACCCATCACGATACCAACCAACCTACTCATCTCAACCCCAATACCAACCGCAAAACCGTCCACAAAATGCACCCAGACCTCGCCCAAACTTCGAAAGAAAACCCGCCAAAACTTATACACCATTAGCCGAACCTTTAGCCCAATTGTACGAAAGATTGAGAACCGCCGGGATACTCCAACCAATTCAAGGGAGAGTTCCTAATCCCCTTCCTGGATGGTATGACGGGACTAAGCACTGTGCGTATCACTCAGGAGTTGCCGGACACGATACTGAAAATTGCCTTACTCTTAAGGATAAAGTCGAGGCGCTGATCAAAGAAGGAGTCATCCAGCTCAAAGGGGCTCCCCCAAATATAAATGACAATCCTCTGCCCAATCATGGTGATGCAAATGTGAACATGATCGCCATTGATGAAGAATGTAACTTGGAAGGGACTATTGTATCGGTTAAAAGAGAGGAAAAGGTTGAATCATCGGCCCTTTATCGCTCCCGTAATTACCGTTCAAGTGAGGGCACCAATTGA
- the LOC132041572 gene encoding protein RKD2-like: MKRAVHFHESQSRWHLQDQPSTWIIRSYRTNAAYMPLGSFFVNPIQERMQGNSGHYAIDHQYDFAFDAANNPLTMDCTLEDPFYSSFYNPTPGMWGEMSGGFGLSTQLLGRTENRELLLCDRNQENIMTNDRVEGIITEKGKQKMLSRETISKYFYMPIIQATKELNIGVTFLKIRCRDLGIRRWPHRKLMSLQTLIKNVKELKGGEGNGMEQKWKDVIDSLEEEKKRMEEIPDMELEEKTKRLRQSCFKANHKKRRLMGMAELQASFGTYCNSGPILTMMLLLVMAIERKMMKMNFGIGSAFLVVMALQQSGDANILLGISIHAFVE, from the exons ATGAAAAGAGCTGTCCACTTTCACGAAAGCCAAAGCAGATGGCATCTTCAAGATCAGCCGTCCACTTGGATTATTCGTTCGTATAGAACCAATGCTGCATATATGCCTCTAGGATCCTTCTTTGTGAATCCAATCCAAGAAAGAATGCAAGGTAATTCAGGACACTACGCTATCGATCATCAGTATGATTTCGCTTTTGATGCCGCTAACAATCCTTTGACGATGGATTGTACTCTTGAAGAtccattttattcatctttttataaccCTACCCCAG GGATGTGGGGTGAAATGAGCGGTGGATTTGGATTAAGTACCCAATTACTTGGAAGAACTGAGAACCGTGAATTGCTGTTATGTGacagaaatcaagaaaatataatGACTAATGATCGTGTTGAGGGAATTATAACGGAAAAAGGGAAGCAAAAAATGTTGTCTCGAGAAACAATTTCAAAGTACTTTTATATGCCAATAATTCAAGCGACCAAGGAACTTAATATTGGGGTGACATTTTTGAAGATAAGATGTAGGGATTTGGGAATTCGAAGGTGGCCACATAGGAAGTTAATGAGTCTTCAAACATTAATCAAGAATGTTAAG GAATTGAAGGGGGGGGAAGGAAATGGTATGGAACAAAAGTGGAAGGATGTGATAGATTCATtagaggaagagaagaaaaggatgGAAGAAATTCCAGACATGGAACTtgaggagaaaacaaagagattAAGGCAATCTTGTTTCAAGGCTAACCACAAGAAGAGAAGGCTTATGGGTATGGCAGAATTGCAGGCTTCTTTTGGTACTTACTGCAATAGTGGTCCGATTCTGACAATGATGCTGCTATTGGTTATGGCCATAGagaggaagatgatgaagatgaa CTTTGGCATTGGATCTGCATTTCTCGTGGTGATGGCATTGCAACAATCTGGTGACGCTAATATATTGCTCGGGATTTCGATTCATGCTTTTGTCGAATAA